The following proteins are co-located in the Microbulbifer sp. VAAF005 genome:
- the csrA gene encoding carbon storage regulator CsrA has protein sequence MLILNRRVGENLRIGAKISITILEVKGNQISIGIDAPKSISVHREEVYLRIKKNKR, from the coding sequence ATGTTAATTTTAAACCGCCGAGTTGGTGAAAACCTCAGAATTGGGGCAAAGATCTCAATCACAATATTGGAAGTTAAGGGAAACCAGATAAGCATCGGCATAGACGCCCCAAAGTCAATATCCGTGCACCGTGAGGAGGTCTATCTTCGTATTAAAAAGAACAAGCGGTAA
- a CDS encoding LysR family transcriptional regulator — protein MIPRRYEVKRCTQTPSFCWQKKNKELVYVKSYSFKMISGVDAVQFASTGKWYRVQITHVVSTTEKMLHKRKPVNGYFQFEILKYAASETYLYFLLTHATMTLEQLRYFKAIVEGGSLKAAAQTLHRTQPTISAAIKKLEADLNLQLFDQDQYRSTLTADGKALYEQSKHVLAEAHSFESLAKQLVAGEELEVGIAFTSAIPVGPILSAIRQCKIEYPKTHLEVYSENGLGPLDLLKGGQVSIAIIPWTETYDQLESIHLMNMKFISVIAGDSPLLTQYEEVPRQIMLRHPQVIISGRKSSTKTYGVLEGGDQWRVNDFPTKKEIILQGMGWGTLPEHMIEAELEQGLLSPIAVEGIPKPQELEVRVARQASNPMGPVASYLWQLFLNLQGFH, from the coding sequence ATGATACCGCGCAGGTATGAAGTAAAAAGGTGCACGCAGACTCCCAGCTTCTGCTGGCAGAAGAAAAACAAAGAGCTGGTTTACGTAAAAAGCTACTCATTCAAAATGATCAGCGGTGTTGATGCTGTCCAGTTTGCAAGCACTGGCAAATGGTATCGAGTGCAGATTACTCATGTTGTCAGCACAACAGAAAAGATGCTTCATAAAAGAAAGCCAGTTAATGGCTATTTTCAGTTTGAGATCCTCAAATATGCTGCATCAGAAACTTACCTATATTTTCTCTTAACTCACGCCACTATGACTTTGGAACAATTACGATATTTTAAGGCGATAGTTGAAGGGGGCTCGCTAAAAGCTGCTGCCCAGACACTTCACCGAACACAGCCCACTATAAGCGCCGCCATCAAGAAATTAGAGGCAGACCTCAATCTACAACTATTTGATCAGGACCAATACAGGAGCACACTCACAGCTGACGGCAAAGCCCTGTATGAACAATCCAAACATGTACTAGCTGAAGCCCACTCGTTTGAGAGCTTAGCTAAACAGCTGGTCGCAGGAGAAGAACTGGAAGTAGGTATTGCGTTTACTTCCGCCATACCGGTCGGCCCAATACTCAGCGCAATCCGTCAGTGCAAAATTGAGTACCCAAAAACACACTTGGAGGTCTATTCCGAAAATGGCCTCGGGCCACTGGACTTATTAAAGGGAGGCCAGGTTTCCATAGCTATTATTCCGTGGACTGAAACTTACGACCAGCTTGAATCCATTCATCTAATGAATATGAAATTCATTTCTGTGATCGCTGGCGACTCTCCCCTACTTACCCAATACGAGGAAGTCCCAAGGCAGATTATGCTACGCCATCCCCAGGTGATCATCAGTGGTAGGAAGTCATCCACTAAAACCTACGGGGTGCTTGAAGGGGGCGATCAATGGAGAGTCAACGATTTTCCAACTAAAAAAGAAATTATTCTTCAAGGTATGGGTTGGGGTACGCTACCAGAACATATGATAGAAGCGGAGCTTGAACAGGGCTTATTATCTCCCATTGCAGTGGAAGGGATCCCAAAACCGCAAGAACTGGAAGTACGCGTGGCAAGACAAGCTTCTAATCCAATGGGCCCCGTAGCAAGTTACCTTTGGCAATTATTCCTAAACCTTCAGGGTTTTCATTAG
- a CDS encoding group II intron maturase-specific domain-containing protein, whose translation MDWHALSPLLSNIVLDLLDKELEKRRHNFVRYADDFVIVVSSKRAGERVMASIKRFVERKLKLKVNDAKSQVVPVSRCKFLGFSFRGAKLVWHDKSLRQFKYHVRQITGRSRGISMEKKMKELTVYLRGWINYFGIAQGYQKCIDLDCWIRRRLRMSYWKNWRRVRTKVRNLLRMGVSESLAVTCGSSGKSYWRSAKTEGIHIALNNEFFEEMGLISLRDRWVEIHYG comes from the coding sequence ATGGATTGGCATGCTTTATCGCCGCTGCTCTCCAACATTGTACTCGACTTGCTCGACAAAGAGCTGGAAAAACGCCGACACAATTTCGTCCGCTATGCGGATGATTTTGTGATTGTCGTTTCCTCTAAACGCGCGGGTGAGCGGGTTATGGCGAGCATTAAACGCTTTGTTGAGCGCAAGCTTAAACTCAAAGTTAACGATGCTAAAAGCCAAGTAGTCCCCGTTAGTCGTTGTAAGTTTCTGGGTTTTTCTTTCCGTGGAGCAAAGCTTGTCTGGCATGATAAGTCACTGCGCCAATTTAAATACCACGTCCGTCAGATTACAGGACGGTCCCGTGGCATTTCGATGGAGAAGAAAATGAAAGAGCTTACCGTATACCTCCGTGGTTGGATCAACTATTTTGGAATAGCGCAAGGCTATCAAAAATGTATTGATCTAGACTGCTGGATACGGCGGCGATTAAGAATGAGCTATTGGAAGAATTGGCGCAGAGTGAGAACGAAAGTTAGAAATTTACTGCGTATGGGTGTGAGTGAATCGCTGGCAGTTACCTGCGGCTCGTCCGGTAAAAGTTACTGGCGAAGCGCAAAAACTGAGGGTATTCATATTGCGCTTAATAATGAGTTCTTCGAAGAGATGGGTTTGATTTCATTGCGAGATCGTTGGGTAGAGATTCATTACGGATAG
- the ltrA gene encoding group II intron reverse transcriptase/maturase has product MSYSATNRVINPDGEELTISAKPFNIPKRAVWEAWKQIKANGGGAGIDEITIEQYESNLAKNLYKLWNRMSSGSYFPSAVKRVDIPKLDGSLRPLGIPTIEDRIAQMVAKQLLEPELEKVFHPDSYGYRPGKSAIDAVRRARQRCWDRIWVVDLDIKGFFDNINHELLLKALDKHNNHQWVRLYVQRWLTAPVQHRDGQLEERTQGTPQGGVISPLLANLFLHYALDAWMVRTHRDIPFERYADDAVYHCRNPREADRLLAALKARLTTCGLEAHPEKTRKVYCKNSNRKDSHPVIHFDFLGFRFGPRKARNRQGQIFTAFSPSMSPKAFKRIKDKVRQWRVINWVDRSLSEMAKVLNPAIQGWLNYYGHFGRRYGVYRLQKYLDQTLMRWARKKFKHLKRSCFKSWAFIGKVRQQMRGLFAHWRMGRLKMC; this is encoded by the coding sequence TTGTCGTATTCGGCGACTAACCGTGTAATCAACCCAGATGGGGAGGAATTAACGATTAGCGCAAAGCCATTCAATATTCCCAAGCGAGCGGTTTGGGAAGCGTGGAAGCAGATCAAGGCCAATGGCGGCGGAGCGGGGATTGATGAGATAACGATAGAGCAATATGAATCGAATCTCGCCAAAAACCTGTACAAGCTATGGAATCGGATGTCATCTGGCAGCTATTTTCCATCAGCCGTCAAACGAGTGGATATTCCGAAACTCGATGGCAGCCTGCGACCACTGGGTATCCCCACAATCGAAGATCGCATTGCACAAATGGTGGCTAAGCAACTGCTGGAGCCAGAATTGGAGAAGGTATTTCACCCTGACTCCTACGGCTATCGGCCAGGCAAATCTGCTATAGACGCAGTGCGCCGAGCTCGACAACGATGCTGGGATAGAATCTGGGTAGTTGATTTAGATATCAAGGGTTTCTTTGACAATATTAATCACGAACTCCTGCTGAAGGCATTAGATAAACATAATAATCATCAGTGGGTCAGGCTCTATGTACAGCGCTGGTTAACGGCTCCAGTACAACATCGGGACGGACAGCTTGAAGAGCGAACACAAGGTACTCCACAAGGGGGTGTAATCAGCCCTCTACTGGCAAACTTGTTTTTGCACTACGCGCTGGACGCCTGGATGGTGAGAACGCACAGAGATATTCCTTTTGAGCGTTACGCGGATGATGCTGTTTACCATTGTCGTAATCCTCGAGAGGCGGATCGCTTACTGGCGGCTCTAAAAGCACGCTTGACTACCTGCGGGCTTGAGGCTCATCCAGAGAAAACGCGCAAGGTCTATTGCAAGAACAGTAATCGTAAAGACTCCCACCCAGTGATCCACTTTGACTTTCTGGGCTTTCGATTTGGTCCCAGAAAAGCAAGGAATCGCCAAGGACAGATCTTCACCGCATTTAGTCCTTCAATGAGCCCTAAGGCCTTCAAGAGGATTAAGGATAAGGTCAGGCAATGGCGAGTAATAAACTGGGTGGATCGATCACTATCTGAAATGGCAAAAGTACTTAATCCCGCAATACAGGGTTGGCTGAACTACTATGGTCACTTTGGGCGGAGATATGGTGTTTATCGACTTCAGAAGTATCTTGACCAAACGCTGATGCGTTGGGCCAGGAAGAAGTTTAAGCATCTGAAGCGAAGCTGTTTCAAAAGTTGGGCCTTTATTGGAAAAGTTCGTCAACAAATGCGCGGCTTGTTTGCACACTGGAGAATGGGAAGATTGAAAATGTGCTGA
- a CDS encoding DUF4386 domain-containing protein, with protein MESTQSSLKLYAKHLGAAYLIYIILGMFNSLLFKKGIYAYGVFDEVEVKFRLTQTIDIVMFIAVIWASWAQYLVTKTINKNLAFLALLFRFGEGLLGFVATVITLTVIVVLKNPEYSNVFQDAQLHTLASIFVKMSGSMWDVLLIIMGIGATIFMYLFYVSNYVPRWLVLWGIFTYMSMIIYGFSNILLLDPPQILGYFMMPGAFFEITFGLWLLIKGISAKPNKSDGVLSAQMLR; from the coding sequence ATGGAGAGTACTCAATCATCACTTAAATTATATGCGAAGCACTTAGGCGCGGCATACTTGATTTACATAATCCTTGGAATGTTCAATTCGCTACTTTTCAAGAAAGGGATTTACGCCTATGGGGTGTTTGATGAGGTAGAGGTAAAGTTTAGGCTTACTCAGACTATAGATATTGTCATGTTTATAGCTGTCATTTGGGCATCGTGGGCACAGTACTTAGTAACAAAAACAATAAACAAAAATCTAGCTTTTTTGGCACTGCTTTTCCGATTTGGAGAAGGGCTTCTTGGCTTTGTCGCAACAGTTATTACATTGACCGTTATAGTGGTTCTAAAGAATCCAGAGTACTCGAATGTATTCCAAGATGCACAGTTGCATACATTGGCAAGCATTTTTGTGAAAATGAGTGGTTCGATGTGGGATGTCCTTTTAATTATAATGGGTATCGGCGCGACTATTTTCATGTATTTATTTTACGTTTCAAATTACGTGCCTAGGTGGTTGGTTCTTTGGGGTATTTTCACATATATGTCAATGATCATTTATGGCTTTTCAAATATTTTACTACTCGATCCGCCACAAATCTTGGGATATTTTATGATGCCGGGTGCTTTTTTTGAAATTACATTTGGTCTTTGGCTATTAATCAAAGGCATCAGCGCCAAGCCTAATAAAAGTGACGGTGTGTTATCGGCTCAGATGTTACGCTAG
- a CDS encoding NAD(P)H-dependent oxidoreductase yields the protein MKNILLLNGNPKKNSFVKQLSDVYESEAKKQANVRRYNLSEMDFNSNLEFGYDDYQVLEDCLSEFQEALKWAQHIVVMSPIWWGGLPGKLKGLIDRSFLPGITFKFESGSAEPIKLLKGKTSRMILTMDAPTEYLEEQAKPVLEQLDRFTLQYCGFSKAEVNLFGSMILSDKNQQGSWLKVVKELGANCI from the coding sequence ATGAAAAATATCCTACTTTTAAATGGCAATCCAAAGAAGAACAGTTTTGTTAAGCAGTTGAGCGATGTCTATGAGTCTGAAGCAAAGAAACAGGCAAATGTTCGGCGATATAACCTGTCGGAAATGGACTTCAATTCGAATTTAGAGTTTGGGTATGATGATTATCAAGTATTGGAGGATTGTCTATCTGAATTTCAAGAGGCTCTTAAATGGGCACAGCATATTGTTGTGATGTCGCCTATTTGGTGGGGCGGATTGCCAGGAAAGCTCAAAGGCTTGATTGATCGATCTTTTCTTCCCGGAATTACCTTTAAATTTGAGAGTGGTAGTGCAGAGCCCATAAAGCTTCTTAAAGGCAAAACATCAAGAATGATTTTGACAATGGATGCGCCTACGGAATATTTAGAAGAACAAGCAAAGCCAGTATTAGAGCAGCTTGATCGATTTACTCTTCAATACTGTGGTTTTTCAAAAGCAGAGGTTAATTTATTTGGTTCAATGATTTTGTCTGATAAGAATCAACAGGGCTCCTGGTTGAAAGTTGTTAAGGAACTTGGTGCTAACTGTATATAA
- a CDS encoding FAD-dependent oxidoreductase: protein MIKRTDVLIVGGGFAGVSVAQKLAKQGMQVVLVDRKDHFEVTFATLRNAIAPSLLTANPRKYYRDFIQSDFVQADVVSMDDRIAKSSNGLEIHFKQAVIATGSRYPTLPIAKSTSAYTISEREQEMRNEQKILAKSQSVLIVGGGTVGVELAGEISSAFPNKTVTLVHSKDVLLGHLKPKAQNKALEQLTAKGVSVHLNTRLVKEGAIYRSMNTQETFKADLIYECVGMSPNTGFLKTELPGVLDKMGLIKVDEYMRVRGYSNLYAIGDCSTLDENKHGYLANVQGGILASVIINQAKGKKVKPYKTPSYAIVTPTGTETGVAQMPFGVFTSKLFVNLKQKDMGIGHMLKASGTTPDLLS from the coding sequence ATGATCAAACGGACAGACGTGTTAATCGTTGGTGGAGGCTTTGCTGGTGTTTCTGTGGCCCAAAAGTTAGCTAAGCAGGGTATGCAGGTGGTATTGGTTGACCGAAAGGACCATTTTGAAGTGACCTTTGCCACATTACGTAATGCGATAGCGCCTAGCTTACTGACTGCTAATCCACGTAAATATTATCGTGACTTTATTCAGAGCGATTTTGTTCAAGCAGATGTGGTTTCCATGGATGACCGGATAGCAAAGTCATCGAATGGATTAGAGATCCACTTTAAGCAGGCAGTTATCGCGACAGGCAGTCGCTACCCAACCTTGCCGATAGCTAAATCCACATCAGCTTATACGATTTCCGAGCGTGAGCAAGAAATGCGGAATGAGCAAAAAATACTGGCGAAATCTCAGTCAGTTTTGATTGTAGGAGGCGGTACCGTTGGCGTGGAGCTGGCCGGGGAAATTAGCAGCGCTTTTCCCAATAAAACCGTGACGTTAGTCCATTCTAAAGATGTACTACTTGGCCATCTTAAGCCTAAAGCTCAGAACAAGGCGCTAGAACAGCTTACGGCTAAAGGCGTTAGCGTACATCTCAATACCCGGTTAGTTAAAGAAGGTGCAATTTACCGCTCTATGAATACTCAAGAAACTTTCAAGGCAGACTTGATTTATGAATGTGTAGGTATGTCGCCAAATACCGGGTTTCTAAAAACAGAATTACCCGGTGTGTTAGATAAGATGGGATTAATTAAAGTGGACGAATATATGCGGGTTAGGGGCTATTCTAATCTTTATGCGATAGGTGATTGCTCTACTCTGGATGAAAATAAGCACGGCTATTTAGCAAACGTTCAAGGAGGTATCTTAGCGAGCGTTATCATTAATCAAGCCAAAGGTAAAAAGGTTAAGCCTTATAAAACACCTAGTTATGCCATTGTTACGCCGACCGGCACAGAGACAGGCGTAGCTCAAATGCCCTTTGGTGTTTTTACTTCAAAGCTATTTGTTAACCTGAAACAAAAAGACATGGGGATAGGCCATATGCTTAAAGCGAGCGGTACAACTCCAGACTTACTTAGCTAG
- a CDS encoding transposase yields MTLPRSAQISLDTTPYYHCVSRCVRRAFLCGRDTESGKDYEHRREWIESRMYKLAEAFALDIAAYAVMSNHYHIVLYIDTESANKWSITEVITRWQKLFKASSLAQRYLQGDALDHCEVTKLKEVVSLWRERLMDISWFMRCLNESIARQANAEDQCTGRFWEGRFKSQALLDERALAACMAYVDLNPIRANIAKTPEESDYTSIQQRIRTTVSGKQPKNLLPFVGGDRLNMPKGLPFQLDHYLELVDWSGRHLDPRKRGCITENTPPILERLSISPKHWRYLNRNFESRFKGLVGSVEAVKQACIQLDKRWVHGIADCRRFLSATPF; encoded by the coding sequence ATGACTCTACCGCGAAGTGCCCAGATATCTCTGGATACAACACCCTATTATCACTGCGTTTCCCGCTGTGTGCGGCGTGCATTTCTGTGTGGTAGAGATACTGAATCCGGAAAAGATTATGAGCATCGGCGCGAATGGATTGAAAGCCGTATGTATAAGTTGGCCGAGGCGTTTGCTCTAGATATTGCCGCCTATGCGGTAATGAGTAATCACTACCATATAGTGCTATATATTGACACAGAATCGGCTAACAAGTGGTCTATTACAGAGGTAATTACTCGCTGGCAAAAGCTATTTAAGGCTTCCAGCTTAGCTCAGCGCTATCTTCAGGGCGATGCCCTCGATCACTGTGAGGTAACCAAACTAAAAGAAGTTGTTTCCCTATGGCGGGAGCGCCTAATGGATATTAGCTGGTTTATGCGCTGCTTAAATGAATCTATCGCTCGCCAGGCCAATGCCGAGGACCAGTGTACAGGTCGCTTTTGGGAAGGCCGTTTTAAGTCCCAGGCCTTACTGGATGAAAGAGCCCTTGCCGCCTGTATGGCTTATGTAGACCTCAACCCGATCCGTGCCAATATTGCCAAGACACCTGAAGAATCTGATTACACTTCGATTCAACAGCGTATTCGTACGACAGTCTCAGGCAAGCAGCCAAAAAATTTACTTCCATTTGTCGGCGGTGATCGTTTGAATATGCCAAAAGGGCTACCCTTTCAATTGGATCACTATTTGGAGTTGGTAGACTGGAGTGGTCGGCATTTAGACCCCAGAAAACGAGGCTGTATTACCGAAAACACGCCCCCTATCCTTGAACGGCTCAGCATTTCACCCAAACACTGGCGATATCTCAATCGAAATTTTGAAAGTCGCTTTAAAGGCTTAGTGGGATCGGTGGAGGCGGTAAAGCAAGCTTGCATCCAACTCGATAAACGCTGGGTACATGGTATAGCTGATTGCCGGCGCTTCCTCTCAGCTACGCCCTTCTAA
- a CDS encoding MerR family transcriptional regulator — MFIGEVSRRTNLTVKAIRFYEEKGLIAVPKRQGRYRVYTAEDVEILTLISEAKVLGVTLAELKDVIRYHNGEVDWARIRVFLKKVKRKIEAELKSLSNKAEKVDQCIASIDSCHKSLDSPLKGRR; from the coding sequence ATGTTTATAGGAGAGGTGTCAAGAAGGACGAATCTCACTGTAAAAGCGATAAGATTTTATGAGGAAAAAGGCCTTATTGCCGTTCCTAAAAGGCAGGGCAGATATAGAGTCTATACGGCAGAAGATGTTGAAATTCTTACTTTGATCTCAGAAGCCAAAGTACTTGGGGTGACTTTGGCTGAGTTGAAGGATGTTATTCGGTACCATAATGGAGAGGTTGATTGGGCTCGAATCAGAGTTTTCCTGAAGAAAGTAAAAAGAAAAATTGAGGCTGAATTGAAATCACTTTCTAATAAAGCTGAAAAGGTTGATCAATGTATTGCGTCTATAGATTCCTGTCATAAAAGCCTTGACTCTCCCCTTAAGGGGAGACGGTAG